A single window of Neisseria sp. KEM232 DNA harbors:
- a CDS encoding YfhL family 4Fe-4S dicluster ferredoxin: MSLFITDECINCDVCEPECPNDAISQGEEIYEIDPNLCTQCVGHYDEPQCQQVCPVDCILIDEEHPETHDELYAKYIRIIEEK, translated from the coding sequence ATGTCACTCTTTATTACAGACGAGTGCATCAATTGCGACGTTTGCGAGCCCGAGTGCCCCAACGACGCCATCTCGCAGGGCGAAGAGATTTATGAAATCGACCCGAATCTCTGCACCCAGTGCGTCGGCCACTACGACGAACCACAATGCCAGCAGGTCTGCCCTGTGGACTGCATTCTGATAGATGAAGAACATCCTGAAACGCATGACGAGCTTTATGCCAAGTATATTCGTATCATCGAAGAAAAATAA
- the rsmD gene encoding 16S rRNA (guanine(966)-N(2))-methyltransferase RsmD — protein MKNAKHNNQVRIVGGTHRGRKIAFADSDGLRPTPDSVRERLFNWLGQDLTGKTVLDLFAGSGALGFEAASRGAAKVVMVEFERRVAQNLVRQAEIFGWDAAVSVVRQDAAAYLQSAAVQFDVVFLDPPFSWQGWDDLFGLLSGRLKPGAEVYIEAGKIPDLPQWLDVRREGRAGQSKYLLAVYQSSSRFNDNYS, from the coding sequence ATGAAAAATGCCAAACACAACAATCAGGTGCGCATCGTCGGCGGGACACATCGTGGTCGGAAAATCGCTTTCGCCGATTCAGACGGCCTGCGTCCCACGCCCGACAGCGTGCGCGAACGCCTGTTCAACTGGTTGGGGCAGGATTTGACAGGCAAAACCGTGCTGGATTTGTTTGCGGGCAGCGGCGCGCTCGGTTTTGAAGCCGCTTCGCGGGGGGCGGCAAAAGTGGTGATGGTCGAATTTGAACGTAGGGTTGCGCAGAATCTTGTGCGTCAGGCAGAAATTTTCGGTTGGGATGCCGCCGTATCCGTCGTCCGCCAAGATGCCGCTGCGTATCTGCAAAGCGCAGCGGTGCAATTTGATGTCGTGTTTCTCGATCCGCCGTTCTCCTGGCAGGGGTGGGACGATTTGTTCGGATTGCTGTCAGGCCGTCTGAAACCCGGTGCCGAAGTCTATATCGAAGCGGGAAAAATACCCGATTTGCCGCAATGGCTCGACGTCCGCCGAGAGGGACGGGCGGGGCAGAGCAAATACCTGCTTGCCGTGTATCAGAGCAGCTCCCGATTTAATGATAATTATTCATAA